In one Saccharibacillus brassicae genomic region, the following are encoded:
- a CDS encoding universal stress protein encodes MPDFKRKSPEEILESIHALYNGRLKIIIGAISGSGKTYHMLRDGQTLKDQGVDVVLCAVSTMRRPETIEQLEGLERVPSIHWTGRDGAERKDLDLDAILHRNPEVLLTDGLAHRNRPGAPNRSRLDDIRFLLGKGISVIATVNVYELQGVTEMARKLIGIDVKETVPSDTLELADEVRLIDVTPEALLARIEDGLLTNMPDKTLFNRGNIGVLRELTLRLVAEGVNGSLLKYRDQQGYTGASGTTEHILVSAQYHWNGSIHIRRGQQIAQRLGGELSVVTFVNPGERLGPEREEFRRSIRKLCEKIGAKLHEVKIGSRREIPPTLVRVALEQNVSRIVIGHSNQTRTQEWLKGSIVAEMVKLMRNVDMFVVADRSTGGGERILPTKRKEPLGDPAGPYRRLSEEQAGRRIEELKRGRFKVYIGAAPGVGKTYTMLREGNILRKKKIDVVVGLLETHGRRETQAQVGELEQVPRFVFAYKGAQLEEMDADAIIARNPEVVLVDELAHTNVPGSLQKKRYEDVIRILNAGISVISTMNVQHLESLNDSVEQLTGVRVRETVPDSILRLADEVELIDVTPKALQERMKEGRIYAREKVDQALGNFFKTGNLIALRELALREIADDVDERLESWERSASLRGPWRREEVIFVAITLSDNAERLIRRGFRIAYRLKAPWHVCYIPDGGCPEARGRERIEQLQRLTRRLGGQFDLGERVTPRRLHEELLLRADARRCTQLIVGQSRRSAAYRLMFGSLTRRLLRTARHMDLLVVARFDHAAQVKREE; translated from the coding sequence ATGCCCGACTTCAAACGCAAATCGCCGGAGGAGATTCTGGAGTCAATCCACGCGCTGTACAACGGCCGGCTCAAGATTATCATCGGGGCCATCTCCGGCTCCGGCAAGACGTACCATATGCTGCGCGACGGGCAGACGCTCAAGGATCAAGGCGTCGACGTCGTGCTGTGCGCCGTGTCTACCATGCGCCGGCCCGAGACGATCGAGCAGCTCGAAGGACTCGAACGCGTGCCGAGCATCCATTGGACCGGCCGGGACGGCGCCGAACGCAAAGACCTCGATCTGGACGCGATCCTGCACCGCAACCCGGAAGTGCTGCTGACCGACGGCCTCGCGCATCGCAACCGCCCCGGCGCTCCGAACCGGTCCCGGCTGGACGATATTCGTTTTTTGCTCGGAAAAGGCATCAGCGTTATCGCCACCGTCAATGTCTACGAACTGCAGGGCGTAACCGAAATGGCGCGCAAACTGATCGGCATCGACGTCAAGGAGACGGTCCCGTCCGATACGCTTGAGCTTGCCGACGAAGTGCGCCTGATCGACGTCACGCCGGAAGCGCTGCTGGCGCGGATCGAAGACGGCCTGCTGACGAACATGCCGGACAAAACGCTGTTCAACCGCGGCAATATCGGCGTGCTGCGCGAACTGACGCTGCGCCTCGTCGCCGAAGGCGTCAACGGCAGCCTGCTCAAATACCGCGATCAGCAGGGCTATACCGGCGCTTCGGGCACGACCGAGCATATTCTCGTATCCGCCCAGTACCATTGGAACGGTTCGATCCATATCCGCCGGGGCCAGCAGATCGCGCAGCGGCTCGGCGGGGAATTGTCGGTCGTCACGTTCGTCAATCCAGGCGAACGCCTCGGACCGGAACGCGAAGAATTCCGCCGTTCGATCCGCAAGCTGTGCGAGAAGATCGGCGCCAAGCTGCATGAAGTCAAAATCGGTTCGCGCCGCGAAATCCCGCCTACACTCGTGCGGGTCGCACTGGAACAAAACGTGTCGCGCATCGTCATCGGCCACTCCAACCAGACGCGAACCCAGGAATGGCTCAAAGGGTCGATCGTGGCGGAAATGGTCAAACTTATGCGCAACGTGGACATGTTCGTCGTCGCGGACCGCTCGACGGGCGGCGGCGAGCGGATTCTGCCGACCAAACGCAAAGAGCCGCTCGGCGATCCCGCCGGCCCGTACCGGCGCCTCAGCGAAGAACAGGCCGGACGCCGGATCGAAGAACTCAAGCGCGGCCGGTTCAAAGTGTACATCGGAGCCGCTCCCGGCGTCGGCAAGACGTATACGATGCTGCGGGAAGGCAATATTTTACGCAAAAAAAAGATCGACGTCGTCGTCGGCCTGCTGGAAACGCACGGGCGGCGCGAGACGCAGGCCCAGGTCGGCGAACTCGAACAGGTGCCGCGCTTCGTCTTCGCCTACAAAGGCGCGCAGCTCGAAGAAATGGACGCCGACGCGATCATCGCCCGCAATCCCGAAGTGGTGCTCGTGGACGAACTGGCGCATACGAACGTGCCGGGCAGCCTGCAAAAAAAACGCTACGAAGACGTCATTCGCATCCTGAACGCCGGCATCTCGGTCATCTCGACCATGAATGTGCAGCATCTGGAGAGCCTGAACGACAGCGTGGAACAGCTCACCGGCGTGCGCGTGCGGGAGACGGTGCCGGATTCCATCCTGCGCCTCGCCGACGAAGTCGAATTAATCGACGTCACGCCCAAAGCGCTGCAGGAGCGGATGAAGGAAGGACGAATCTACGCGCGGGAAAAAGTGGATCAGGCGCTGGGCAACTTTTTCAAAACGGGCAATCTGATCGCGCTGCGGGAACTGGCGCTGCGCGAAATCGCGGACGACGTCGACGAACGGCTGGAATCGTGGGAACGCAGCGCTTCGCTGCGCGGCCCGTGGCGGCGCGAGGAAGTCATCTTCGTGGCGATCACGCTGAGCGACAACGCCGAACGGTTGATCCGGCGCGGCTTTCGGATCGCGTACCGGCTCAAAGCGCCGTGGCACGTCTGCTACATTCCCGACGGCGGCTGCCCGGAAGCGCGCGGGCGGGAGCGGATCGAACAGCTCCAGCGCCTGACCCGCCGCCTCGGCGGGCAATTCGATCTCGGAGAGCGCGTCACGCCCCGCCGGCTGCACGAAGAACTGCTGCTCCGCGCCGACGCCCGCCGCTGCACCCAGCTCATCGTCGGCCAGTCCCGCCGCTCCGCCGCCTATCGCCTGATGTTCGGGTCGTTGACCCGCCGCCTGCTGCGCACCGCCCGGCATATGGACCTGCTCGTCGTGGCGCGGTTCGACCATGCGGCGCAGGTGAAGCGGGAAGAATGA
- the kdpA gene encoding potassium-transporting ATPase subunit KdpA, whose protein sequence is MEGSFVTTISILAIAVTLLIAAALAKPVGLYLAAAFDYGPNRLNRIYGPFERLIHAVSGIREENQSWKTYAASLVLSNAVMILLVYLVLRFQGLLPLNPAGIANMEPTLAFNTAISFMANTDLQHYSGESGVSYLSQISVLVFAMFVSPATGLALVMAFIRGLTGRAPGNFFADLIRALTRVLLPVAFVSALLFVFMGVPQTFEPAATATTLEGAQQTIARGPIASFLAIKELGNNGGGFLGVNSAHPFENPNGLSNLLQILLMLLVTSALPFAYGKMAGSIKQGRVLFVSMLMLLLVMTTVSLTAESAGNPALNALGIEHSQGSMEGKEVRFGEAQSAFYSVITTAAETGAVNTMHDTLTPIGGLVPLANMMLNTVFGGMGVGFVNVLMYAIIAVFLSGLMVGRTPEFLGRKIEGKEMKLIAVTLLIQPFLILVPTAIALALHPETISNPGFHGLTQALYEYTSAAANNGSGFEGLGDATSFWNISTGIVMFFGRYLSMVTLLAVAASLASKKRVPESSGTFRTDTAMFGAVFVGIVLIVGALTFFPALVLGPIAEQLTL, encoded by the coding sequence ATGGAGGGAAGTTTTGTGACTACTATCAGCATCCTCGCAATCGCCGTCACGCTGCTGATCGCCGCAGCGTTGGCGAAGCCGGTCGGCCTGTACCTGGCGGCGGCGTTCGATTACGGCCCCAATCGGCTGAACCGGATCTACGGGCCGTTCGAACGGCTCATTCATGCAGTCAGCGGGATCCGCGAAGAAAATCAAAGTTGGAAAACGTACGCCGCTTCGCTGGTCCTGAGCAACGCCGTCATGATCCTGCTCGTGTATCTGGTGCTCCGCTTCCAGGGGCTGCTGCCGCTGAACCCGGCCGGCATCGCCAACATGGAACCGACGCTCGCGTTCAACACGGCGATCAGCTTCATGGCCAACACCGACCTCCAGCATTACAGCGGCGAGAGCGGCGTCTCCTACCTGTCGCAGATCAGCGTGCTCGTCTTCGCCATGTTCGTCTCGCCGGCCACCGGCCTCGCGCTCGTCATGGCGTTTATCCGCGGCTTGACGGGCCGGGCGCCCGGCAACTTTTTCGCCGACCTGATCCGTGCCCTGACCCGCGTGCTGCTGCCGGTCGCTTTCGTATCGGCACTGCTGTTCGTCTTCATGGGCGTGCCGCAGACGTTCGAACCGGCCGCGACGGCCACGACGCTCGAAGGCGCGCAGCAGACGATCGCCCGCGGCCCGATCGCTTCGTTTCTCGCGATCAAGGAATTGGGCAATAACGGCGGCGGCTTCCTCGGCGTCAACTCGGCGCATCCGTTCGAGAATCCGAACGGGCTGAGCAACCTGCTGCAAATCCTGCTCATGCTGCTCGTCACTTCCGCGCTGCCGTTCGCTTACGGCAAAATGGCCGGCTCGATCAAGCAGGGCCGCGTGCTGTTCGTCTCCATGCTCATGCTGCTGCTCGTCATGACTACCGTGTCGCTCACCGCCGAAAGCGCAGGCAACCCGGCGCTGAACGCGCTCGGCATCGAACACAGCCAGGGCTCGATGGAAGGCAAGGAAGTGCGCTTCGGCGAAGCGCAGTCGGCTTTTTATTCCGTCATTACGACGGCGGCCGAGACCGGAGCCGTCAATACGATGCATGACACGCTGACGCCGATCGGCGGGCTCGTTCCGCTGGCCAACATGATGCTCAATACCGTCTTCGGCGGCATGGGCGTCGGCTTCGTCAACGTGCTGATGTACGCGATCATCGCCGTGTTCCTGTCCGGCCTGATGGTCGGGCGCACCCCGGAGTTCCTCGGCCGCAAAATCGAAGGCAAGGAAATGAAGCTGATCGCGGTCACGCTGCTGATCCAGCCGTTCCTGATTCTCGTGCCGACGGCGATCGCGCTCGCCCTCCATCCGGAGACGATCTCGAATCCCGGCTTCCACGGGCTGACCCAGGCGCTGTACGAATACACGTCCGCGGCGGCCAACAACGGCTCCGGCTTCGAAGGACTGGGCGACGCCACTTCGTTCTGGAATATCTCGACGGGCATCGTCATGTTCTTCGGCCGTTACCTGTCGATGGTGACGCTGCTGGCGGTAGCCGCTTCGCTGGCTTCCAAGAAGCGGGTCCCGGAATCGTCCGGCACGTTCCGCACCGACACCGCGATGTTCGGAGCCGTCTTCGTCGGCATCGTGCTGATCGTCGGCGCGCTGACGTTCTTCCCCGCTCTCGTACTCGGCCCGATCGCCGAGCAGCTGACGCTGTAA
- the kdpB gene encoding potassium-transporting ATPase subunit KdpB — translation MDKKKTMLSGEIASAALRQSFVKLDPRIMLRNPVMFVVEIGFLVTLLLCFVPDAFGGTVPRWFNVVTSVILLLTLLFANFAEALAEGRGKAQADSLKKTKQDVAANKVSSGGAIKVVPASELRKGDFVVVTTGEMIPGDGEVVEGLASVDESAITGESAPVIKEAGGDFSSVTGGTKVVSDKIKVRITADPGESFLDRMISLVEGAKRQKTPNEIALNTVLVSLTLIFLIVVVTLPFLSGFLDIQMEIPILVALLVCLIPTTIGGLLSAIGIAGMDRVTQFNVLAMSGKAVEASGDINTIILDKTGTITFGNRMASEFVAVQGSREDETAYWASVSSLQDETPEGRSVLELMKKNGFVYDEELAEGGEFIEFKAETRMSGIDLADGRKVRKGAVDSVKQWVLSQGGSIPGDLEANGAAIATAGGTPLAVAVDERIYGLIYLKDTVKPGMRERFEQMRRMGIKTIMCTGDNPLTAATIAREAGVDDFIAESTPEDKIAVIRREQAEGKLVAMTGDGTNDAPALAQADVGIAMNSGTVAAKEAANMVDLDSDPSKIIEVVAIGKQLLMTRGALTTFSIANDVAKYFAIIPAMFMVAIPQMQALNVMRLDSPLSAILSALIFNAIIIPMLIPLAMRGVAYKPMSTSRLLGKNLLIYGLGGVIVPFIGIKLIDLVVQVFI, via the coding sequence ATGGATAAGAAAAAGACCATGCTGAGCGGGGAGATCGCAAGCGCCGCCCTGCGGCAGTCGTTCGTGAAGCTCGATCCGCGCATCATGCTGCGCAACCCGGTCATGTTCGTCGTCGAAATCGGATTTCTCGTCACGCTGCTGCTGTGCTTCGTGCCGGACGCGTTCGGCGGCACCGTGCCGCGCTGGTTCAACGTCGTCACCTCGGTCATCCTGCTGCTGACGCTGCTGTTCGCCAACTTCGCCGAAGCGCTGGCCGAAGGCCGCGGCAAAGCCCAGGCCGATTCGCTCAAAAAAACAAAGCAGGACGTCGCGGCCAACAAAGTGTCGAGCGGCGGCGCGATCAAGGTCGTGCCGGCGTCCGAACTGCGCAAAGGCGACTTCGTCGTCGTGACGACCGGCGAGATGATTCCGGGCGACGGCGAAGTCGTCGAAGGACTCGCTTCCGTCGACGAATCGGCGATCACCGGCGAATCCGCCCCGGTCATCAAGGAAGCGGGCGGCGATTTCAGCTCCGTCACCGGCGGCACCAAAGTCGTCAGCGACAAGATCAAGGTGCGCATCACCGCCGATCCCGGCGAATCGTTCCTCGATCGGATGATCTCGCTCGTCGAAGGCGCGAAGCGCCAGAAGACGCCGAACGAGATCGCGCTGAACACCGTGCTCGTCAGCTTGACGCTGATCTTCCTGATCGTCGTCGTCACGCTGCCGTTCCTGTCGGGCTTTCTCGACATTCAAATGGAAATCCCGATTCTCGTCGCCCTGCTCGTCTGCCTGATCCCGACCACGATCGGCGGACTGCTGTCCGCGATCGGCATCGCGGGCATGGACCGGGTCACGCAGTTCAACGTGCTGGCCATGTCCGGCAAAGCGGTCGAAGCGTCGGGCGATATCAATACGATCATCCTCGACAAAACGGGCACGATCACGTTCGGCAACCGGATGGCGAGCGAATTCGTCGCCGTTCAGGGCAGCCGCGAAGACGAGACGGCCTACTGGGCTTCGGTCAGCTCGCTGCAAGACGAGACGCCGGAAGGCCGTTCGGTGCTGGAATTGATGAAAAAGAACGGGTTCGTCTACGACGAAGAACTGGCCGAAGGCGGCGAGTTTATCGAATTCAAGGCCGAGACGCGCATGAGCGGCATCGATCTTGCCGACGGCCGCAAAGTGCGCAAAGGCGCGGTCGACTCCGTCAAGCAGTGGGTACTCTCGCAGGGCGGCTCGATTCCGGGCGACCTCGAAGCGAACGGCGCCGCGATCGCGACGGCCGGCGGCACGCCGCTTGCCGTCGCCGTGGACGAACGGATCTACGGCCTGATCTATCTCAAGGATACCGTCAAGCCCGGCATGCGCGAGCGGTTCGAACAGATGCGCCGCATGGGCATCAAGACGATCATGTGTACCGGCGACAATCCGCTGACCGCCGCCACCATTGCCCGCGAAGCGGGCGTGGACGATTTTATCGCCGAGAGCACGCCGGAAGACAAGATCGCCGTCATCCGCCGCGAGCAGGCCGAAGGCAAGCTCGTCGCCATGACCGGCGACGGCACGAACGACGCGCCGGCTCTCGCCCAGGCCGACGTCGGTATCGCCATGAACAGCGGCACCGTCGCCGCCAAGGAAGCGGCCAACATGGTCGACCTGGATTCCGATCCGTCGAAGATCATCGAAGTGGTCGCGATCGGCAAGCAGCTGCTCATGACGCGCGGCGCGCTGACCACGTTCAGCATCGCCAACGACGTCGCCAAATATTTCGCGATCATCCCGGCCATGTTCATGGTCGCGATCCCGCAGATGCAGGCGCTCAACGTCATGCGGCTCGATTCCCCGCTGTCGGCCATCCTGTCCGCGCTGATCTTCAACGCGATCATCATTCCGATGCTGATTCCGCTGGCGATGCGCGGCGTGGCGTACAAGCCGATGAGCACGAGCCGCCTGCTCGGCAAAAACCTGCTGATCTACGGCCTCGGCGGAGTCATCGTGCCGTTTATCGGGATCAAGCTGATCGATCTGGTCGTTCAGGTGTTCATCTGA
- a CDS encoding ThuA domain-containing protein, whose amino-acid sequence MSKQALIVSGGWDGHQPKEVADLFADILRQEGFEAEIAYTLDAFLDEERLMKLDLIVPVWTMGEITNEQLQPVLKAVESGVGMAGCHGGMCDSFRNSVEWQFLTGSQWVAHPFNDGVEYEVRMTRTSSSPIVDNIPDFTVKSEQYYLHVDPVVDVLATTTFKISEGPHSANGEIVMPVVYTKRWGAGKVFYNSLGHQVNIFDIPEAKELMRRGLLWAAR is encoded by the coding sequence ATGAGCAAGCAGGCTTTGATCGTAAGCGGAGGCTGGGACGGACACCAGCCGAAGGAAGTTGCCGACCTTTTCGCCGACATTCTTCGCCAGGAAGGTTTTGAAGCGGAAATTGCCTATACGCTGGACGCTTTTCTGGACGAAGAACGCCTGATGAAGCTCGACCTGATCGTGCCGGTATGGACGATGGGCGAGATCACCAACGAACAGCTTCAGCCGGTGCTGAAAGCGGTGGAATCCGGCGTCGGCATGGCGGGCTGCCACGGCGGCATGTGCGATTCGTTCCGCAACAGCGTCGAGTGGCAATTTTTGACCGGATCGCAGTGGGTGGCGCATCCGTTCAACGACGGCGTGGAGTACGAAGTCCGCATGACGCGCACTTCTTCGAGCCCAATCGTGGACAATATCCCGGACTTCACCGTGAAGTCGGAGCAGTATTACCTGCACGTCGATCCGGTGGTGGACGTTCTCGCCACGACGACGTTCAAAATCAGCGAAGGCCCGCATTCCGCCAACGGCGAAATCGTCATGCCGGTCGTCTACACCAAACGTTGGGGCGCGGGCAAAGTGTTCTACAACTCGCTCGGCCACCAGGTGAACATTTTCGATATTCCGGAAGCCAAAGAACTGATGCGGCGCGGCCTGCTGTGGGCAGCCCGCTGA
- a CDS encoding tetratricopeptide repeat protein — translation MNHFDKGIECYNRRDFRNADFYFKKALVEKGMDAVTLDYLGRCRLMLGDSRGALELFDQTMKMRPTWANPYAGKARVYANRGKNEEAEAMARRALMLNAESADSWSVLAYICERTTRLKEAKSCYLRAIELDPMLEEAHVHLSVVYYQLWEPYSKCLEQLDRALDINPNSTDALFNKGLIYKDLRRHGASKAVFEKLLAIDPEDREANLELAELYKRDRQYEKAQQCMARARDRRSYDGRVGGRSQDRGKTDR, via the coding sequence ATGAACCATTTCGACAAAGGCATCGAGTGCTACAACCGTAGAGATTTCAGGAATGCCGATTTTTATTTTAAAAAAGCGCTGGTGGAAAAAGGAATGGATGCCGTGACTCTCGACTATCTCGGGCGCTGCCGGCTGATGCTGGGCGATTCGCGCGGCGCGCTGGAACTGTTCGATCAGACGATGAAGATGCGGCCGACCTGGGCCAATCCGTATGCCGGCAAAGCGCGGGTATACGCCAATCGCGGCAAAAATGAGGAAGCCGAAGCGATGGCGCGGCGCGCGCTCATGCTGAACGCGGAATCCGCGGACAGCTGGTCGGTGCTGGCTTATATATGCGAACGCACGACGCGGCTCAAGGAAGCCAAGTCCTGCTACTTGCGCGCAATCGAACTGGACCCGATGCTGGAAGAGGCGCACGTGCATCTGTCCGTCGTCTATTACCAGCTGTGGGAACCGTATTCGAAATGTCTGGAGCAGCTCGACCGGGCGCTGGACATCAATCCGAATTCGACCGACGCGCTGTTCAACAAAGGGCTGATTTACAAAGATTTGCGCCGCCACGGCGCGAGCAAGGCCGTGTTCGAGAAGCTGCTTGCGATCGATCCGGAAGACCGGGAAGCGAATCTGGAGCTGGCGGAGCTGTACAAGCGCGACCGCCAGTACGAGAAAGCGCAGCAGTGCATGGCCCGGGCGCGCGATCGCAGATCGTACGACGGCCGGGTCGGCGGCAGGTCGCAGGATCGCGGCAAGACCGACCGTTAA
- a CDS encoding potassium-transporting ATPase subunit F, whose amino-acid sequence MIVLLAGLVALLFLYLGYALINPEKF is encoded by the coding sequence ATGATCGTGCTGCTCGCGGGCCTCGTCGCCCTGCTGTTTCTGTATCTAGGCTACGCCCTGATCAACCCGGAAAAGTTCTGA
- a CDS encoding Gfo/Idh/MocA family protein encodes MRKVKIGIIGCGNISGIYLENLTRTFANTEVFAISDISEERMAAAADKYGIANQWTAEQILESAEIEIVLNLTTPGDHFRICRLALEHGKHVYVEKPLSLSPEQGSELVHLAREKGLLLGGAPDTFLGAGLQTSRKLIDDGYIGTPIAATAFMLGHGHENWHPNPAFYYQAGGGPMFDMGPYYLTALVSLLGPAQTVAGMTAKSFEQRTITSEPRFGEKIDVEVPTHIAGTLRFRGGAVATMITSFDVWSSTLPFIEIYGTQGTLIVPDPNNFGGPVLLRPAGGNEFKEIPVVHQYAENSRGLGIADMAHCIVNGGTPRANGELANHVLEIMHAFHTSSDSGVYAELSTTCEQPRPLPTGLVKGYVE; translated from the coding sequence ATGCGCAAAGTAAAAATCGGCATCATCGGCTGCGGCAACATCAGCGGCATCTATCTGGAAAACCTGACCCGGACGTTCGCCAACACGGAAGTGTTCGCGATCTCCGATATCAGCGAGGAGCGAATGGCCGCGGCCGCGGACAAATACGGCATTGCGAACCAATGGACGGCCGAGCAGATTCTGGAGAGCGCGGAGATCGAGATCGTGCTCAACCTGACGACGCCGGGCGACCATTTCCGTATCTGCCGTCTGGCGCTGGAGCACGGCAAACACGTCTATGTGGAAAAGCCGCTCTCCCTGTCGCCCGAGCAGGGCAGCGAACTGGTGCATCTGGCCCGGGAAAAAGGACTGCTGCTCGGCGGAGCGCCGGACACGTTCCTCGGCGCCGGCCTGCAGACGTCGCGCAAGCTGATCGACGACGGCTATATCGGCACGCCGATCGCGGCGACCGCGTTCATGCTGGGCCACGGCCACGAGAACTGGCATCCGAACCCGGCGTTCTATTACCAGGCCGGCGGCGGCCCGATGTTCGATATGGGGCCTTATTACCTGACGGCGCTCGTGTCGCTGCTCGGCCCGGCGCAGACCGTGGCGGGGATGACGGCCAAATCGTTCGAGCAGCGCACGATCACGAGCGAGCCGCGGTTCGGCGAGAAGATCGACGTCGAAGTGCCGACGCATATCGCGGGCACGCTGCGGTTTCGCGGGGGCGCGGTCGCGACGATGATCACGAGCTTCGACGTCTGGAGCAGCACGCTGCCGTTTATCGAGATCTACGGCACGCAGGGCACGCTGATCGTGCCCGATCCGAACAACTTCGGCGGTCCGGTGCTGCTGCGCCCGGCCGGCGGGAACGAGTTCAAAGAGATTCCGGTCGTGCACCAATACGCCGAGAACAGCCGGGGACTCGGCATCGCCGATATGGCCCACTGCATCGTGAACGGCGGCACGCCGCGCGCAAACGGCGAACTCGCGAACCACGTGCTGGAGATCATGCACGCGTTCCACACAAGCTCCGACAGCGGCGTCTACGCGGAGCTGTCCACGACCTGCGAACAGCCCCGACCGCTGCCGACCGGCCTGGTCAAAGGGTACGTGGAGTAG
- the kdpC gene encoding K(+)-transporting ATPase subunit C has protein sequence MRIIWVTLRTTFSVAILCCLVYNVAVWAVAQAAAPDKANGSLIENAEGQVVGSRLIGQNFAEPGYFHGRVSSIDYDANGSGTPNYAPSNPDLLLRAEDSVAAWQTENPDVPVSKLPVDLITNSGSGLDPHISPASAEAQVPRVSAATGIAADKLEQLIREHTQGRSLGLFGEPAVNVLELNLDVAASR, from the coding sequence ATGCGAATCATATGGGTGACGCTGCGCACTACTTTTTCCGTGGCGATTCTGTGCTGCCTCGTCTACAACGTCGCCGTCTGGGCCGTGGCCCAGGCCGCCGCGCCGGACAAAGCGAACGGCAGCCTGATCGAGAACGCCGAAGGGCAGGTCGTCGGCTCGCGCCTGATCGGCCAGAACTTCGCCGAACCCGGGTATTTCCACGGCCGCGTGTCCAGTATCGACTATGACGCGAACGGCTCCGGCACGCCGAACTACGCGCCGTCCAACCCGGACCTGCTGCTGCGCGCGGAAGATTCGGTCGCCGCCTGGCAGACCGAAAATCCCGACGTTCCGGTCTCGAAGCTGCCGGTCGACCTGATCACCAACTCCGGGTCGGGCCTCGATCCGCATATCAGCCCGGCTTCCGCCGAAGCCCAGGTGCCGCGCGTCAGCGCCGCGACCGGCATCGCGGCGGACAAGCTGGAGCAGCTGATCCGCGAGCATACGCAGGGCCGTTCGCTGGGATTGTTCGGCGAACCCGCCGTCAACGTGCTGGAGCTGAACCTGGACGTCGCGGCATCGCGCTAA
- a CDS encoding AraC family transcriptional regulator, with protein sequence MRAFHENRIYGSGLPVQISKVRSIDFLAHWHHDLEFMYVSEGSLQVGINSETRTLRAGEFAFCGSGDIHYYDSGKSESEIILVVFNPRLIGSAAGWPEEGAIRSPFIPYSDTGERSPFEEEALRELAGVMERIAAEEEAGREQSDAVITGLLHMLCGLALRYASADGPGRRRSARAAAHLKTTQELLDYLDRHYTRPLTLQDGADRARMSVFHFSRFFKNVTGMNYNTYLNELRIGRAERLIVGTDAKLIDIALECGFGNVRTFNRVFRQLRGGTPSDLRY encoded by the coding sequence ATGAGAGCTTTTCACGAAAACCGGATCTACGGCAGCGGTCTGCCGGTCCAGATCTCCAAAGTGCGCAGTATCGATTTTCTGGCGCATTGGCATCATGACCTGGAGTTTATGTACGTCAGCGAAGGCTCGCTTCAGGTCGGGATCAATTCGGAGACTCGGACGCTGCGGGCGGGCGAATTCGCTTTTTGCGGCAGCGGGGACATTCATTACTACGACAGCGGCAAAAGCGAGTCGGAGATCATTCTGGTCGTGTTCAATCCCCGGCTGATCGGCAGCGCGGCGGGTTGGCCGGAAGAAGGCGCGATCCGGTCGCCTTTTATCCCCTATTCGGATACGGGCGAGCGTTCGCCGTTCGAAGAAGAAGCGCTGCGGGAGCTGGCCGGGGTGATGGAGCGGATCGCGGCGGAAGAAGAGGCGGGACGCGAGCAGTCGGATGCCGTCATTACCGGACTGCTGCACATGCTGTGCGGATTGGCACTGCGCTACGCGTCGGCGGACGGGCCGGGCCGCAGGCGCAGCGCCCGCGCGGCCGCCCATCTCAAGACGACGCAGGAGCTGCTCGATTATCTGGACCGTCATTACACGCGGCCGCTCACGCTTCAAGACGGGGCGGATCGGGCGCGGATGAGCGTGTTCCATTTTTCCCGTTTTTTCAAAAATGTGACCGGCATGAACTACAACACCTACCTCAACGAGCTGCGGATCGGCCGCGCGGAACGTCTGATCGTGGGCACCGACGCCAAGCTGATCGATATCGCGCTGGAATGCGGCTTCGGCAATGTGCGGACGTTCAACCGGGTGTTCCGGCAGCTTCGGGGAGGGACGCCGTCCGATTTGCGGTATTAG
- a CDS encoding GNAT family N-acetyltransferase: MTEKENRADRPAHRAGTSAEPPAGTVPPNSQPADADHGLGADVIEVRRIAFGTAEYELALKLRDEVLRRPLGLSIADDDLSGEEAALHIGAFARRRGGAEARLVGTLLLRAAGEGALQMKQVAVDEALRGTGTGRQLVRFAEALAARQGYGEIVLHARETAAPFYDKLGYAREGERFEEIGIPHYSMRKPLGGAPE; encoded by the coding sequence ATGACGGAAAAAGAAAACAGGGCGGACCGCCCGGCGCACCGCGCCGGCACTTCCGCCGAACCTCCCGCCGGCACGGTTCCGCCGAACAGTCAGCCCGCCGACGCGGATCACGGCCTCGGCGCCGATGTTATCGAAGTGCGCCGGATTGCGTTCGGCACGGCGGAATACGAACTTGCGCTGAAGCTGCGCGACGAAGTGCTGCGCCGCCCGCTCGGGCTGAGCATCGCGGACGACGATCTGTCCGGCGAGGAAGCCGCGCTGCATATCGGCGCTTTTGCCCGGCGGCGGGGCGGAGCCGAAGCGCGGCTGGTCGGCACGCTGCTGCTGCGCGCCGCAGGCGAGGGGGCGCTGCAAATGAAGCAGGTCGCGGTCGACGAAGCGCTGCGCGGCACCGGAACCGGGCGGCAGCTGGTGCGGTTTGCCGAAGCGCTGGCCGCGCGGCAGGGGTACGGCGAGATCGTGCTGCACGCCCGCGAGACGGCGGCGCCTTTTTACGACAAGCTCGGCTACGCGCGCGAAGGCGAGCGCTTCGAAGAGATCGGCATTCCGCATTATTCGATGCGGAAGCCGCTCGGCGGCGCGCCGGAGTAA